One Spirochaeta africana DSM 8902 genomic window carries:
- a CDS encoding MiaB/RimO family radical SAM methylthiotransferase: MRSIAFGTLGCKLNQYEADSLAAQFAREGYRVVDFSQPADCYIINTCTVTNKADRKSRNTINKAVRMAGLPEADVPPAAVPGGIPAAMPAANAEAPGAITVITGCFVDSHREELERSERLTYVVENVRKAHIFDLVHGHFQGEIVHPQSLPENLFSYEVADRTQHTRALVKVQDGCDNFCTFCIIPFVRGRGTSRPLDDILADVRTMVDSGYREIVLTGVNMSRYDHDGKGFADVVEAILETPGDFRVRISSLEPDQLDERFLAILGHAKMCPHLHLCLQSGSERVLLQMRRMYSYDEFRSIAEELRRRYPGFNLTTDIIVGFPGESEEDFTASCKAVREVGFGHVHLFPYSVRQGTRAERMPGHLKSQEKKRRIALLQELAATEKQRYRESLIGTIQTVLVEKVFADGTAQGYGQHYCPVRFALPAGREVAAGTETASPHPAGPHPAVPHPAVNEFFPVKVTGLCDGSDDGSEGPLLTGSLTHHLVAGEC; encoded by the coding sequence ATGAGAAGCATTGCCTTCGGGACGCTGGGGTGCAAGCTGAACCAGTACGAGGCCGATTCCCTGGCGGCGCAGTTCGCGCGTGAGGGGTATCGGGTGGTGGACTTCAGCCAGCCGGCCGACTGCTACATAATCAATACCTGTACCGTGACCAACAAGGCCGATCGCAAGAGCCGCAATACGATCAACAAGGCGGTGCGGATGGCGGGGCTGCCGGAAGCTGATGTACCTCCGGCTGCGGTGCCGGGTGGGATACCCGCTGCGATGCCGGCTGCGAACGCGGAGGCGCCGGGGGCGATTACCGTGATTACCGGGTGTTTTGTGGACAGCCACCGCGAGGAACTGGAGCGCTCCGAGCGTCTGACGTATGTGGTGGAGAATGTACGCAAAGCCCACATTTTCGACCTGGTGCATGGCCATTTCCAGGGAGAGATCGTGCATCCGCAGTCGCTGCCGGAGAATCTTTTCAGTTACGAGGTTGCCGATCGCACCCAGCATACCCGTGCGCTGGTCAAGGTACAGGACGGCTGCGACAACTTCTGCACCTTCTGCATAATTCCCTTCGTGCGCGGGCGCGGGACCAGTCGGCCGCTGGATGATATTCTTGCTGATGTACGCACGATGGTGGATTCCGGCTATCGCGAGATTGTGCTGACCGGGGTGAACATGAGCCGTTACGACCATGACGGCAAGGGGTTTGCCGATGTGGTGGAGGCGATCCTGGAGACGCCGGGTGATTTCCGGGTGAGGATATCGAGTCTGGAGCCGGATCAGCTGGATGAGCGGTTTCTGGCTATTCTTGGCCATGCAAAGATGTGTCCGCATCTGCATCTGTGTCTGCAGAGCGGGTCCGAGCGGGTGCTGCTGCAGATGCGGCGGATGTACAGCTATGACGAGTTCCGCTCGATTGCCGAGGAGCTGCGCCGGCGCTATCCCGGGTTCAATCTGACGACCGACATTATCGTGGGCTTTCCGGGCGAGAGCGAGGAAGACTTCACCGCTTCGTGCAAGGCGGTTCGCGAGGTCGGGTTCGGACATGTGCACCTGTTCCCCTACTCGGTGCGGCAGGGCACTCGGGCCGAGCGCATGCCGGGGCATCTGAAATCGCAGGAAAAGAAGCGCAGGATAGCCCTGCTGCAGGAGCTGGCTGCCACCGAAAAGCAGCGCTATCGCGAGAGCCTGATCGGTACGATCCAGACGGTACTGGTAGAGAAGGTTTTTGCCGACGGTACCGCGCAGGGCTACGGGCAGCACTACTGCCCGGTGCGCTTTGCATTGCCAGCGGGCCGGGAAGTCGCCGCCGGTACCGAGACGGCATCCCCCCACCCTGCGGGGCCACACCCTGCAGTGCCCCACCCTGCGGTGAATGAGTTCTTCCCGGTGAAGGTCACCGGGCTCTGTGACGGGTCTGATGACGGCAGCGAGGGCCCGCTGCTGACCGGCAGCCTGACGCACCACCTGGTGGCCGGGGAATGCTGA
- a CDS encoding NADP-dependent isocitrate dehydrogenase → MSTHADMKQVIVYTQTDEAPALATHSFLPVIKTFADAVGVAVETRDISLAGRILAQFPERLSDAQRVSDDLAELGELVHQPDANIIKLPNISASLPQLRAAIAELQAKGFDIPDYPEKPQNDEQRDWQARYDRVKGSAVNPVLREGNSDRRAARAVKEYARKYPHSMGTWSPDSKSHVASMSSGDYYESEKSTTVPAGGSATIRLLPESGDPITLRDGIILEAGEVIDAAVLRREELRSYIAREIADAKKQGVLFSVHLKATMMKVSDPIIFGHFVSVFFADVFEKHAESFARLHINPNNGLGDLLSRITELPETEQQAIRDDIQDCLDNGPRVSMVDSDKGITNFHVPSDFIIDATMPAAIRSSGKSWSPEGNLEDTKFSIPDRCYAGVYQTVIDDCKKHGAFDPTTMGSVANVGLMAQKAEEYGSHDKTFEIQQPGTVQVIDGSGAVLLEQTVATGDIFRMCQVKDAAIRDWVRLAVERARLTGSPAVFWLDARRAHDAELIKKIEAYLPEHDTTGLELAVMAPAEATRYSVDRARAGLDTISVTGNVLRDYLTDLFPILELGTSAKMLSIVPLMNGGGLFETGAGGSAPKHVQQFLQENHLRWDSLGEFLALSVSFEHLGRVFSNDGARLLADTLDAAVGQLLENGKSPKRKVGELDNRGSHFYIALYWARAMAEKAVGHALQPAFATLADALAEAEGAILQELTECQGSPVDTGGYYRPATDKASAAMRPSATFNRILQEFTAGLHS, encoded by the coding sequence ATGAGCACACACGCAGACATGAAACAGGTTATCGTATACACCCAGACCGATGAGGCCCCTGCACTGGCGACCCATTCCTTCCTGCCGGTTATCAAGACCTTCGCCGATGCGGTGGGGGTTGCGGTCGAGACCAGGGATATCTCGCTGGCCGGGCGCATTCTGGCACAGTTTCCCGAGCGTTTGTCCGATGCACAGCGGGTGAGCGACGATCTGGCAGAGCTTGGTGAGCTGGTGCATCAGCCGGATGCCAACATCATCAAGCTGCCGAACATCAGCGCCTCGCTGCCGCAGCTGCGGGCAGCCATCGCCGAGCTGCAGGCCAAGGGGTTTGATATACCCGACTACCCGGAAAAGCCGCAGAACGACGAGCAGCGCGACTGGCAGGCCCGCTACGACCGGGTCAAGGGCAGCGCGGTCAACCCGGTTCTGCGTGAGGGGAACTCCGACCGTCGTGCTGCGCGGGCAGTCAAGGAATACGCTCGCAAGTACCCCCACTCCATGGGTACCTGGAGCCCCGACAGCAAATCGCATGTTGCCAGCATGAGCAGCGGTGATTACTACGAAAGCGAGAAATCAACCACGGTTCCGGCGGGCGGGAGTGCGACGATCCGGCTGCTGCCGGAATCCGGGGATCCGATCACCCTGCGCGACGGGATTATCCTCGAGGCCGGCGAGGTGATCGATGCAGCGGTACTGCGACGCGAGGAGCTGCGCAGCTATATTGCCCGCGAGATTGCCGATGCCAAAAAACAGGGGGTGCTGTTCTCGGTCCACCTGAAGGCCACCATGATGAAGGTGTCCGATCCGATCATCTTCGGCCACTTTGTGTCGGTGTTCTTTGCGGATGTGTTCGAGAAGCATGCCGAAAGCTTTGCCCGGCTGCACATCAACCCGAATAACGGTCTGGGCGATCTGCTTTCGCGGATTACCGAACTCCCCGAGACCGAGCAGCAGGCGATCCGTGATGATATCCAGGACTGCCTGGACAACGGCCCTCGGGTCTCCATGGTGGATTCCGACAAGGGCATAACCAACTTTCATGTACCAAGCGATTTTATTATCGACGCCACCATGCCGGCGGCGATCCGCAGCTCAGGTAAAAGCTGGAGCCCGGAAGGGAATCTTGAGGACACCAAGTTCTCGATACCCGACCGCTGCTATGCCGGGGTGTACCAGACGGTGATCGATGACTGCAAAAAGCACGGGGCCTTCGACCCGACCACCATGGGGAGTGTTGCCAATGTCGGCTTGATGGCACAGAAGGCCGAGGAGTACGGCTCGCACGACAAGACCTTCGAGATCCAGCAGCCGGGAACCGTACAGGTGATCGACGGTTCCGGCGCGGTGCTGCTGGAACAGACCGTAGCTACCGGTGACATCTTCCGGATGTGCCAGGTAAAGGATGCCGCCATCCGTGACTGGGTGCGCCTGGCTGTCGAGCGTGCCCGACTGACCGGCAGCCCTGCGGTGTTCTGGCTGGATGCACGCCGGGCCCACGATGCCGAGCTTATCAAAAAGATAGAGGCCTACCTGCCGGAGCACGATACCACCGGGCTGGAACTGGCGGTAATGGCACCGGCCGAGGCAACCCGGTACTCGGTTGATCGCGCCCGGGCCGGTCTGGATACCATCTCTGTCACCGGCAACGTGCTGCGTGACTACCTGACCGATCTGTTCCCGATTCTGGAGCTGGGTACCAGCGCCAAGATGCTGTCGATCGTACCGCTGATGAACGGCGGCGGGCTGTTCGAGACCGGTGCTGGAGGCTCGGCCCCCAAGCACGTCCAGCAGTTTCTGCAGGAAAACCACCTGCGCTGGGATTCCCTGGGTGAATTCCTGGCGCTGTCGGTCAGCTTTGAGCATCTGGGACGGGTATTCAGTAACGATGGCGCCCGGCTGCTGGCAGATACCCTGGATGCAGCAGTCGGCCAGCTATTGGAAAACGGCAAGTCCCCCAAACGCAAGGTCGGGGAGCTGGACAACCGCGGCAGTCATTTCTACATCGCGCTGTACTGGGCCCGCGCGATGGCGGAAAAGGCCGTCGGCCATGCGCTGCAGCCGGCCTTTGCTACCCTCGCCGATGCCCTGGCCGAGGCCGAGGGCGCAATCCTGCAAGAGCTGACCGAGTGTCAGGGCAGTCCGGTCGACACCGGCGGCTACTACCGCCCCGCAACCGACAAGGCATCGGCAGCGATGCGCCCGAGTGCGACATTCAACCGCATCCTGCAGGAGTTTACCGCCGGGCTGCACAGCTGA
- a CDS encoding FMN-binding protein, with protein MNFKSFFLISVAMLAGLLIGCGQDTTVYRESGMGYNGAIEIEVEIADEQITAIRVVDHSETQDVADPAFEQLIAAVLENQHTDIDVVSGATYTSRGFLQAVENALLTASGEAATDAARAAQDIVDRESYADGRYRGAFGDRGETQVVIQFHLRDGILHDLSYRHLYHSGNDYRQMDNEHELYPVKVQHDQILEYLDGKPLASIDELRNTGSLVEDIDGYTGATIRGNKIYSAMRDALNRGLYTPAGAVDRTIGNFADGRYRGTFGDRGDQQVSIQFELENNTFSNLRYRHLYYGGVDYRQIDSDHELYPVYRQHMQLAEYLEGQPVSAVFDLYDPGNVIDDIDGFTGATVRANKVLSAIMNALTRDVYVPADPSRREVRSVQDGRYRGIYEDSGVQQISIQFSIADGKFHSLSYRHLYYSGDDYRRLEPGDELYPVVEQHQEILAYLEGKSLESVFDLHTPGDFVSDIDGFTGATIRGNKVFSAIMDGLNRGIY; from the coding sequence GTGAATTTCAAGAGTTTTTTCCTGATTTCTGTCGCTATGCTGGCAGGCTTGTTGATCGGCTGCGGGCAGGATACGACTGTGTATCGAGAAAGCGGCATGGGCTACAATGGTGCAATCGAGATAGAGGTTGAGATTGCAGATGAACAAATCACGGCCATTCGAGTGGTAGATCACAGTGAAACACAGGACGTCGCCGATCCTGCATTCGAACAGCTTATTGCTGCAGTACTGGAAAACCAGCATACAGATATCGATGTTGTATCCGGTGCTACCTACACCAGTCGGGGTTTTCTGCAGGCTGTTGAGAACGCCCTGCTGACTGCCTCGGGGGAAGCTGCAACTGACGCAGCACGGGCTGCACAGGATATCGTAGACCGTGAGAGCTATGCCGATGGCCGCTATCGGGGTGCATTTGGTGATCGTGGAGAAACCCAGGTAGTTATCCAGTTTCATCTGCGCGATGGAATCCTGCATGATTTGAGCTATCGACACCTGTACCACTCTGGCAACGATTACCGACAGATGGATAACGAACATGAGCTGTATCCGGTCAAGGTGCAGCATGACCAGATTCTTGAGTACCTGGACGGAAAGCCGCTGGCTTCCATCGATGAACTGCGTAACACTGGTTCCTTAGTCGAGGATATTGATGGGTATACCGGCGCAACTATTCGCGGCAATAAAATATACTCAGCTATGCGTGATGCACTCAACCGTGGGCTATATACCCCGGCCGGTGCGGTAGATCGTACCATTGGAAATTTCGCTGATGGCCGGTACCGGGGGACCTTTGGTGACCGTGGGGATCAGCAGGTCAGCATTCAGTTTGAGCTGGAGAACAACACCTTCAGCAATCTGCGATATCGTCATCTGTACTATGGTGGCGTAGACTATCGCCAGATTGACAGTGATCACGAACTGTATCCTGTGTACCGGCAGCATATGCAGCTTGCCGAGTATCTGGAAGGACAACCGGTATCAGCTGTGTTCGATCTGTATGATCCGGGAAATGTTATTGATGACATCGACGGATTTACCGGCGCTACTGTAAGAGCAAACAAGGTGCTCTCGGCAATCATGAACGCCCTTACTCGCGATGTGTATGTACCGGCTGATCCGAGCCGCAGAGAGGTAAGAAGTGTCCAGGATGGACGTTATCGGGGGATTTATGAAGATTCCGGGGTGCAGCAGATATCAATCCAGTTTTCGATAGCTGATGGTAAATTCCACAGTCTGAGCTATCGCCATCTGTACTACAGCGGAGATGATTATCGCCGGCTGGAACCTGGTGACGAACTGTACCCTGTTGTCGAACAGCATCAGGAGATTCTGGCTTACCTGGAAGGAAAATCCCTGGAATCAGTCTTTGATCTCCATACACCCGGGGATTTTGTGTCCGATATTGACGGGTTTACCGGGGCAACCATCCGCGGGAATAAAGTCTTTTCCGCCATCATGGATGGGCTGAACCGAGGTATCTACTGA
- a CDS encoding SPL family radical SAM protein — protein sequence MDHDAGTTARPTFRHVRSALKSGLLPEFFTMARYRCSPYMGCGHGCSYCDGRAERYYVEGEFDRDIICRRNLPDLLHKELPRLREYGPISISSGITDAYQPIEAELGITRACAEILQHYQFPVTVLTKSSLIERDLAIWRRVNQQSSFLLIMTLTTLDEEVTAAFEPGAPTVAERLQTLQRFKDAGCSVGVLAMPLLPGLSDSDESLSRLYQRLQQIPVDFIVPGGLTLRPGRQKQLYLTRLDSWLACQGTRPHSRRDLRPLYARLYENNLASGSPLPDYRRQLEQRFRHLHSEFQLAPFIPHSVYRQHLNRADELYILLHQLQEWYSGIGVDTSRLQAINHCYTAWISERKKALGTTRGSGPTHNMQALIDDALHTGELAGVIGNPRLFGFIREVCHDGRLFAPWLQSR from the coding sequence GTGGATCATGATGCTGGCACGACTGCTCGTCCGACATTCCGCCATGTGCGCAGTGCCCTCAAGTCCGGATTGCTGCCGGAGTTTTTTACCATGGCTCGCTATCGCTGCTCTCCCTATATGGGGTGTGGACACGGCTGCAGCTACTGCGATGGACGGGCGGAACGCTACTATGTAGAGGGTGAGTTCGATCGCGACATTATCTGTCGCAGGAATCTGCCGGATCTGCTACACAAGGAGCTGCCCCGACTGCGCGAGTACGGGCCGATCTCGATCAGCAGCGGGATCACCGATGCCTATCAGCCGATCGAGGCCGAGCTTGGCATCACCCGCGCTTGTGCCGAAATTCTGCAGCACTATCAATTTCCGGTGACGGTACTCACCAAATCGAGTCTGATCGAGCGCGATCTTGCTATCTGGAGACGGGTAAACCAGCAGTCCAGTTTTCTGCTGATCATGACCCTCACCACCCTGGACGAGGAAGTAACGGCGGCATTCGAACCCGGTGCTCCCACGGTCGCCGAGCGGTTGCAGACCCTGCAGCGATTCAAGGATGCTGGCTGTAGCGTCGGGGTACTGGCCATGCCGCTTTTGCCGGGACTCAGTGACAGCGATGAATCCCTATCCCGACTGTACCAGCGCCTGCAGCAGATACCCGTTGACTTTATTGTGCCTGGCGGCCTTACTTTGCGGCCGGGGCGACAGAAGCAGCTGTACCTCACCCGGCTGGATTCCTGGCTGGCATGTCAGGGAACCCGACCGCACAGCCGCCGGGATCTGCGGCCGCTGTATGCACGCCTGTATGAGAACAACCTCGCCAGCGGCAGCCCGCTGCCTGATTACCGTCGTCAGCTGGAACAACGCTTTCGGCATCTGCACAGTGAGTTCCAGCTGGCCCCATTCATACCGCATTCCGTGTATCGGCAGCACCTGAATCGCGCCGACGAGCTGTACATTCTGCTGCATCAGCTGCAGGAATGGTATAGCGGCATAGGGGTCGATACCAGCCGCCTGCAGGCAATCAATCATTGTTATACCGCCTGGATTTCCGAACGGAAAAAGGCACTGGGCACCACCCGCGGCAGCGGCCCGACCCACAATATGCAGGCCCTTATCGACGATGCCCTGCACACCGGTGAGCTTGCCGGGGTAATCGGCAACCCCAGGCTCTTTGGTTTTATCCGTGAAGTCTGTCATGACGGCAGGTTATTCGCCCCCTGGCTGCAGTCGCGCTAA